From the Euphorbia lathyris chromosome 6, ddEupLath1.1, whole genome shotgun sequence genome, one window contains:
- the LOC136232890 gene encoding protein MEI2-like 5 isoform X1, protein MKPPTFTISLSLSLSLSQSFSALFTSSRPIIISFVLLFIERESLYVSQSSNLEVEITNPLSSRLSTRPPFFLFLVCAQSDAMKQSSNNLSAVPFKNPPVSIPKEVGTGPLGILSGSDTSLGPSDATLFSCSLPVLPHEKLNLNDTECPRQSVDDSLPGLDKLQQDAEAVDILDDVEDHAVGSLLPDDEDELLAGIMDDFDLSRLPGSLEDLEDYDLFGSGGGMELESDPQDSLGIGISKLNLSDGVVGNGIPPFALQNGVGTVAGEHPYGEHPSRTLFVRNINSNVEDIELRTLFEQYGDIRTLYTACKHRGFVMISYYDIRAARTAMRALQNKPLRRRKLDIHFSIPKYFFNPHQDNPSEKDINQGTLVVFNLDPSVSNEDLRQIFGAYGEVKEIRETPHKRHHKFIEFYDVRAAEAALKSLNRSDIAGKRIKLEPSRPGGARRNLMLQLNQDLEQDETRSFRHPVGSPLTNSPPGNWGQFNSPIEHSPLQSISKSPVFRTLSPTTSNHLPGLASILQNNVKVAPIGKDQGRGSLVEHTIASMNSAHVGAFQQSHSLPESKLNQYHGSISSSFGAPSTSNGSAMETLTGPQFLWGSPNPYPDHTTSSAWTTPSIGHPFSSNGKSHGFSYTSRHGSLLGSSQNHHHVGSAPSGVPLERRFGFFPESPETSFINPTGFGGIGVGHSDGNFMMNLSARAPVNAGITIPRNISENGSSYRMMSSPRLSPVFLGNSPYPGVTPITLEGFAERGRSRRVETNGNHVDSKKQFQLDLEKIVKGEDIRTTLMIKNIPNKYTSKMLLAAIDEYHKGTYDFLYLPIDFKNKCNVGYAFINMLSPSHIVPFYEAFNGKKWEKFNSEKVASLAYARIQGKAALVTHFQNSSLMNEDKRCRPILFHSEGQEAGDQIVLEHLSSNNLNIQFRQPDGSLIGDLPESPTDDGSFEKS, encoded by the exons ATGAAACCCCCCACATTcacaatctctctctctctctctctctctctctctcaatcaTTCTCTGCTCTTTTTACTTCATCTCGTCCAATCATCATCAGCTTCGTTCTTTTgtttatagagagagaaagcttgtATGTAAGTCAGAGTAGCAATTTGGAAGTGGAAATAACAAATCCTCTCTCTTCACGTCTCTCCACACGTCCCCCTTTCTTCCTATTTCTTGTGTGCGCT CAAAGTGATGCGATGAAGCAGTCTTCTAATAATTTGTCTGCTG TTCCTTTCAAGAATCCTCCAGTCAGTATACCGAAGGAAGTTGGAACTGGTCCCTTGGGGATTTTATCTGGATCTGACACCTCCCTTGGTCCAAGTGATGCTACCCTTTTTTCTTGCTCGTTACCTGTTCTTCCACATGAAAAGC TGAATTTAAACGATACAGAATGTCCTCGTCAATCTGTGGATGATTCGTTGCCTGGTCTGGATAAACTTCAACAAGATGCTGAAGCTGTTGATATACTTGATGATGTTGAAGATCATGCAGTAGGAAGTTTGCTTCCTGATGATGAGGATGAGCTTTTAGCTGGCATAATGGATGATTTTGACCTGAGTAGGCTTCCTGGTTCGCTGGAGGACTTGGAAGATTATGATCTTTTCGGTAGTGGAGGAGGTATGGAACTTGAAAGTGATCCACAGGATAGCCTGGGTATTGGCATCTCAAAACTAAATTTATCTGATGGTGTTGTTGGAAATGGGATACCTCCTTTCGCACTTCAAAATGGCGTGGGAACTGTAGCTGGAGAGCATCCATATGGTGAACATCCTTCAAGAACATTATTTGTTAGGAATATTAATAGTAATGTTGAAGACATAGAGTTGAGAACTCTCTTTGAG CAATATGGCGACATTAGAACTCTCTACACTGCATGCAAACACAGGGGTTTTGTGATGATATCTTATTATGATATTCGTGCTGCTCGAACTGCTATGCGTGCATTGCAAAACAAGCCACTACGACGGAGAAAACTTGATATTCACTTTTCAATCCCAAAG TATTTCTTTAATCCACATCAGGATAATCCATCAGAAAAGGATATCAATCAAGGGACCCTGGTTGTTTTTAATCTGGATCCATCTGTTTCAAATGAAGACCTCCGGCAAATATTTGGTGCTTATGGCGAGGTCAAAGAG ATAAGGGAAACACCACATAAAAGACACCATAAGTTCATTGAATTTTATGATGTTAGAGCAGCAGAAGCTGCACTGAAGTCATTAAATAGGAGTGACATAGCTGGTAAACGCATAAAGCTTGAACCTAGCCGCCCTGGTGGAGCACGGAGAAA CTTGATGTTGCAACTGAATCAAGATCTTGAACAAGATGAAACTCGGAGTTTCCGGCATCCAGTGGGTTCACCGTTGACCAATTCTCCACCTG GTAACTGGGGGCAATTCAATAGTCCTATTGAGCATAGTCCATTGCAAAGTATCAGCAAATCCCCTGTATTCAGGACCTTGAGTCCAACAACTAGCAACCATTTACCTGGTTTGGCTTCAATTCTTCAAAACAATGTAAAAGTTGCACCAATTGGCAAAGACCAAGGAAGGGGAAGTCTTGTGGAGCATACAATTGCAAGCATGAATTCAGCTCATGTAGGTGCATTCCAACAGTCACATTCATTGCCTGAGTCAAAGTTGAACCAGTATCATGGAAGTATCTCATCTTCCTTTGGGGCCCCTTCAACCTCTAATGGTTCTGCCATGGAGACATTAACTGGGCCACAGTTTCTTTGGGGAAGTCCAAATCCCTACCCAGACCACACTACTTCTTCTGCTTGGACAACACCATCTATTGGTCATCCTTTTTCTTCCAATGGGAaaagccatggtttttcataCACAAGTCGGCATGGTTCTTTGCTTGGCTCATCCCAGAACCATCACCATGTTGGTTCTGCTCCATCTGGAGTTCCATTGGAGAGACGCTTTGGATTTTTCCCAGAGTCACCTGAAACTTCATTTATTAATCCAACTGGTTTTGGAGGAATTGGTGTAGGTCACAGTGATGGAAACTTCATGATGAATTTGAGTGCTCGTGCTCCTGTAAATGCTGGTATTACCATTCCAAGAAACATTTCTGAGAATGGTTCGAGTTACAGAATGATGTCTTCGCCCAGGCTTAGCCCTGTATTTTTGGGTAATAGCCCATACCCAGGAGTGACTCCTATCACTTTGGAGGGTTTTGCTGAACGTGGACGGAGCAGACGGGTTGAGACTAATGGGAACCATGTAGATAGCAAGAAACAATTTCAACTTGACTTGGAGAAGATTGTCAAAGGGGAAGATATACGGACTAccttaatgataaaaaatattccaaATAA ATACACTTCAAAGATGCTACTTGCTGCTATTGATGAGTATCACAAGGGCACTTATGATTTTCTATATTTGCCGATTGATTTTAAG AATAAATGCAATGTGGGTTATGCATTTATCAATATGCTTTCACCTTCACATATCGTTCCATTTTATGAG GCATTTAATGGTAAGAAGTGGGAGAAGTTTAACAGTGAGAAAGTTGCTTCTTTGGCATATGCTCGAATCCAGGGAAAGGCTGCTCTTGTGACCCACTTCCAGAATTCAAGTTTAATGAATGAAGATAAGCGCTGCCGGCCTATACTATTCCACTCGGAGGGGCAGGAAGCAGGTGATCAG ATTGTTCTGGAGCATTTGTCTTCTAACAATTTGAACATCCAGTTCCGTCAGCCAGATGGCTCGCTTATAGGAGATCTTCCGGAAAGCCCTACAGATGATGGTTCTTTTGAGAAAAGTTAA
- the LOC136232890 gene encoding protein MEI2-like 5 isoform X4 — MKQSSNNLSAVPFKNPPVSIPKEVGTGPLGILSGSDTSLGPSDATLFSCSLPVLPHEKLNLNDTECPRQSVDDSLPGLDKLQQDAEAVDILDDVEDHAVGSLLPDDEDELLAGIMDDFDLSRLPGSLEDLEDYDLFGSGGGMELESDPQDSLGIGISKLNLSDGVVGNGIPPFALQNGVGTVAGEHPYGEHPSRTLFVRNINSNVEDIELRTLFEQYGDIRTLYTACKHRGFVMISYYDIRAARTAMRALQNKPLRRRKLDIHFSIPKYFFNPHQDNPSEKDINQGTLVVFNLDPSVSNEDLRQIFGAYGEVKEIRETPHKRHHKFIEFYDVRAAEAALKSLNRSDIAGKRIKLEPSRPGGARRNLMLQLNQDLEQDETRSFRHPVGSPLTNSPPGNWGQFNSPIEHSPLQSISKSPVFRTLSPTTSNHLPGLASILQNNVKVAPIGKDQGRGSLVEHTIASMNSAHVGAFQQSHSLPESKLNQYHGSISSSFGAPSTSNGSAMETLTGPQFLWGSPNPYPDHTTSSAWTTPSIGHPFSSNGKSHGFSYTSRHGSLLGSSQNHHHVGSAPSGVPLERRFGFFPESPETSFINPTGFGGIGVGHSDGNFMMNLSARAPVNAGITIPRNISENGSSYRMMSSPRLSPVFLGNSPYPGVTPITLEGFAERGRSRRVETNGNHVDSKKQFQLDLEKIVKGEDIRTTLMIKNIPNKYTSKMLLAAIDEYHKGTYDFLYLPIDFKNKCNVGYAFINMLSPSHIVPFYEAFNGKKWEKFNSEKVASLAYARIQGKAALVTHFQNSSLMNEDKRCRPILFHSEGQEAGDQIVLEHLSSNNLNIQFRQPDGSLIGDLPESPTDDGSFEKS; from the exons ATGAAGCAGTCTTCTAATAATTTGTCTGCTG TTCCTTTCAAGAATCCTCCAGTCAGTATACCGAAGGAAGTTGGAACTGGTCCCTTGGGGATTTTATCTGGATCTGACACCTCCCTTGGTCCAAGTGATGCTACCCTTTTTTCTTGCTCGTTACCTGTTCTTCCACATGAAAAGC TGAATTTAAACGATACAGAATGTCCTCGTCAATCTGTGGATGATTCGTTGCCTGGTCTGGATAAACTTCAACAAGATGCTGAAGCTGTTGATATACTTGATGATGTTGAAGATCATGCAGTAGGAAGTTTGCTTCCTGATGATGAGGATGAGCTTTTAGCTGGCATAATGGATGATTTTGACCTGAGTAGGCTTCCTGGTTCGCTGGAGGACTTGGAAGATTATGATCTTTTCGGTAGTGGAGGAGGTATGGAACTTGAAAGTGATCCACAGGATAGCCTGGGTATTGGCATCTCAAAACTAAATTTATCTGATGGTGTTGTTGGAAATGGGATACCTCCTTTCGCACTTCAAAATGGCGTGGGAACTGTAGCTGGAGAGCATCCATATGGTGAACATCCTTCAAGAACATTATTTGTTAGGAATATTAATAGTAATGTTGAAGACATAGAGTTGAGAACTCTCTTTGAG CAATATGGCGACATTAGAACTCTCTACACTGCATGCAAACACAGGGGTTTTGTGATGATATCTTATTATGATATTCGTGCTGCTCGAACTGCTATGCGTGCATTGCAAAACAAGCCACTACGACGGAGAAAACTTGATATTCACTTTTCAATCCCAAAG TATTTCTTTAATCCACATCAGGATAATCCATCAGAAAAGGATATCAATCAAGGGACCCTGGTTGTTTTTAATCTGGATCCATCTGTTTCAAATGAAGACCTCCGGCAAATATTTGGTGCTTATGGCGAGGTCAAAGAG ATAAGGGAAACACCACATAAAAGACACCATAAGTTCATTGAATTTTATGATGTTAGAGCAGCAGAAGCTGCACTGAAGTCATTAAATAGGAGTGACATAGCTGGTAAACGCATAAAGCTTGAACCTAGCCGCCCTGGTGGAGCACGGAGAAA CTTGATGTTGCAACTGAATCAAGATCTTGAACAAGATGAAACTCGGAGTTTCCGGCATCCAGTGGGTTCACCGTTGACCAATTCTCCACCTG GTAACTGGGGGCAATTCAATAGTCCTATTGAGCATAGTCCATTGCAAAGTATCAGCAAATCCCCTGTATTCAGGACCTTGAGTCCAACAACTAGCAACCATTTACCTGGTTTGGCTTCAATTCTTCAAAACAATGTAAAAGTTGCACCAATTGGCAAAGACCAAGGAAGGGGAAGTCTTGTGGAGCATACAATTGCAAGCATGAATTCAGCTCATGTAGGTGCATTCCAACAGTCACATTCATTGCCTGAGTCAAAGTTGAACCAGTATCATGGAAGTATCTCATCTTCCTTTGGGGCCCCTTCAACCTCTAATGGTTCTGCCATGGAGACATTAACTGGGCCACAGTTTCTTTGGGGAAGTCCAAATCCCTACCCAGACCACACTACTTCTTCTGCTTGGACAACACCATCTATTGGTCATCCTTTTTCTTCCAATGGGAaaagccatggtttttcataCACAAGTCGGCATGGTTCTTTGCTTGGCTCATCCCAGAACCATCACCATGTTGGTTCTGCTCCATCTGGAGTTCCATTGGAGAGACGCTTTGGATTTTTCCCAGAGTCACCTGAAACTTCATTTATTAATCCAACTGGTTTTGGAGGAATTGGTGTAGGTCACAGTGATGGAAACTTCATGATGAATTTGAGTGCTCGTGCTCCTGTAAATGCTGGTATTACCATTCCAAGAAACATTTCTGAGAATGGTTCGAGTTACAGAATGATGTCTTCGCCCAGGCTTAGCCCTGTATTTTTGGGTAATAGCCCATACCCAGGAGTGACTCCTATCACTTTGGAGGGTTTTGCTGAACGTGGACGGAGCAGACGGGTTGAGACTAATGGGAACCATGTAGATAGCAAGAAACAATTTCAACTTGACTTGGAGAAGATTGTCAAAGGGGAAGATATACGGACTAccttaatgataaaaaatattccaaATAA ATACACTTCAAAGATGCTACTTGCTGCTATTGATGAGTATCACAAGGGCACTTATGATTTTCTATATTTGCCGATTGATTTTAAG AATAAATGCAATGTGGGTTATGCATTTATCAATATGCTTTCACCTTCACATATCGTTCCATTTTATGAG GCATTTAATGGTAAGAAGTGGGAGAAGTTTAACAGTGAGAAAGTTGCTTCTTTGGCATATGCTCGAATCCAGGGAAAGGCTGCTCTTGTGACCCACTTCCAGAATTCAAGTTTAATGAATGAAGATAAGCGCTGCCGGCCTATACTATTCCACTCGGAGGGGCAGGAAGCAGGTGATCAG ATTGTTCTGGAGCATTTGTCTTCTAACAATTTGAACATCCAGTTCCGTCAGCCAGATGGCTCGCTTATAGGAGATCTTCCGGAAAGCCCTACAGATGATGGTTCTTTTGAGAAAAGTTAA
- the LOC136232890 gene encoding protein MEI2-like 5 isoform X3, whose amino-acid sequence MKPPTFTISLSLSLSLSQSFSALFTSSRPIIISFVLLFIERESLYQSDAMKQSSNNLSAVPFKNPPVSIPKEVGTGPLGILSGSDTSLGPSDATLFSCSLPVLPHEKLNLNDTECPRQSVDDSLPGLDKLQQDAEAVDILDDVEDHAVGSLLPDDEDELLAGIMDDFDLSRLPGSLEDLEDYDLFGSGGGMELESDPQDSLGIGISKLNLSDGVVGNGIPPFALQNGVGTVAGEHPYGEHPSRTLFVRNINSNVEDIELRTLFEQYGDIRTLYTACKHRGFVMISYYDIRAARTAMRALQNKPLRRRKLDIHFSIPKYFFNPHQDNPSEKDINQGTLVVFNLDPSVSNEDLRQIFGAYGEVKEIRETPHKRHHKFIEFYDVRAAEAALKSLNRSDIAGKRIKLEPSRPGGARRNLMLQLNQDLEQDETRSFRHPVGSPLTNSPPGNWGQFNSPIEHSPLQSISKSPVFRTLSPTTSNHLPGLASILQNNVKVAPIGKDQGRGSLVEHTIASMNSAHVGAFQQSHSLPESKLNQYHGSISSSFGAPSTSNGSAMETLTGPQFLWGSPNPYPDHTTSSAWTTPSIGHPFSSNGKSHGFSYTSRHGSLLGSSQNHHHVGSAPSGVPLERRFGFFPESPETSFINPTGFGGIGVGHSDGNFMMNLSARAPVNAGITIPRNISENGSSYRMMSSPRLSPVFLGNSPYPGVTPITLEGFAERGRSRRVETNGNHVDSKKQFQLDLEKIVKGEDIRTTLMIKNIPNKYTSKMLLAAIDEYHKGTYDFLYLPIDFKNKCNVGYAFINMLSPSHIVPFYEAFNGKKWEKFNSEKVASLAYARIQGKAALVTHFQNSSLMNEDKRCRPILFHSEGQEAGDQIVLEHLSSNNLNIQFRQPDGSLIGDLPESPTDDGSFEKS is encoded by the exons ATGAAACCCCCCACATTcacaatctctctctctctctctctctctctctctcaatcaTTCTCTGCTCTTTTTACTTCATCTCGTCCAATCATCATCAGCTTCGTTCTTTTgtttatagagagagaaagcttgtAT CAAAGTGATGCGATGAAGCAGTCTTCTAATAATTTGTCTGCTG TTCCTTTCAAGAATCCTCCAGTCAGTATACCGAAGGAAGTTGGAACTGGTCCCTTGGGGATTTTATCTGGATCTGACACCTCCCTTGGTCCAAGTGATGCTACCCTTTTTTCTTGCTCGTTACCTGTTCTTCCACATGAAAAGC TGAATTTAAACGATACAGAATGTCCTCGTCAATCTGTGGATGATTCGTTGCCTGGTCTGGATAAACTTCAACAAGATGCTGAAGCTGTTGATATACTTGATGATGTTGAAGATCATGCAGTAGGAAGTTTGCTTCCTGATGATGAGGATGAGCTTTTAGCTGGCATAATGGATGATTTTGACCTGAGTAGGCTTCCTGGTTCGCTGGAGGACTTGGAAGATTATGATCTTTTCGGTAGTGGAGGAGGTATGGAACTTGAAAGTGATCCACAGGATAGCCTGGGTATTGGCATCTCAAAACTAAATTTATCTGATGGTGTTGTTGGAAATGGGATACCTCCTTTCGCACTTCAAAATGGCGTGGGAACTGTAGCTGGAGAGCATCCATATGGTGAACATCCTTCAAGAACATTATTTGTTAGGAATATTAATAGTAATGTTGAAGACATAGAGTTGAGAACTCTCTTTGAG CAATATGGCGACATTAGAACTCTCTACACTGCATGCAAACACAGGGGTTTTGTGATGATATCTTATTATGATATTCGTGCTGCTCGAACTGCTATGCGTGCATTGCAAAACAAGCCACTACGACGGAGAAAACTTGATATTCACTTTTCAATCCCAAAG TATTTCTTTAATCCACATCAGGATAATCCATCAGAAAAGGATATCAATCAAGGGACCCTGGTTGTTTTTAATCTGGATCCATCTGTTTCAAATGAAGACCTCCGGCAAATATTTGGTGCTTATGGCGAGGTCAAAGAG ATAAGGGAAACACCACATAAAAGACACCATAAGTTCATTGAATTTTATGATGTTAGAGCAGCAGAAGCTGCACTGAAGTCATTAAATAGGAGTGACATAGCTGGTAAACGCATAAAGCTTGAACCTAGCCGCCCTGGTGGAGCACGGAGAAA CTTGATGTTGCAACTGAATCAAGATCTTGAACAAGATGAAACTCGGAGTTTCCGGCATCCAGTGGGTTCACCGTTGACCAATTCTCCACCTG GTAACTGGGGGCAATTCAATAGTCCTATTGAGCATAGTCCATTGCAAAGTATCAGCAAATCCCCTGTATTCAGGACCTTGAGTCCAACAACTAGCAACCATTTACCTGGTTTGGCTTCAATTCTTCAAAACAATGTAAAAGTTGCACCAATTGGCAAAGACCAAGGAAGGGGAAGTCTTGTGGAGCATACAATTGCAAGCATGAATTCAGCTCATGTAGGTGCATTCCAACAGTCACATTCATTGCCTGAGTCAAAGTTGAACCAGTATCATGGAAGTATCTCATCTTCCTTTGGGGCCCCTTCAACCTCTAATGGTTCTGCCATGGAGACATTAACTGGGCCACAGTTTCTTTGGGGAAGTCCAAATCCCTACCCAGACCACACTACTTCTTCTGCTTGGACAACACCATCTATTGGTCATCCTTTTTCTTCCAATGGGAaaagccatggtttttcataCACAAGTCGGCATGGTTCTTTGCTTGGCTCATCCCAGAACCATCACCATGTTGGTTCTGCTCCATCTGGAGTTCCATTGGAGAGACGCTTTGGATTTTTCCCAGAGTCACCTGAAACTTCATTTATTAATCCAACTGGTTTTGGAGGAATTGGTGTAGGTCACAGTGATGGAAACTTCATGATGAATTTGAGTGCTCGTGCTCCTGTAAATGCTGGTATTACCATTCCAAGAAACATTTCTGAGAATGGTTCGAGTTACAGAATGATGTCTTCGCCCAGGCTTAGCCCTGTATTTTTGGGTAATAGCCCATACCCAGGAGTGACTCCTATCACTTTGGAGGGTTTTGCTGAACGTGGACGGAGCAGACGGGTTGAGACTAATGGGAACCATGTAGATAGCAAGAAACAATTTCAACTTGACTTGGAGAAGATTGTCAAAGGGGAAGATATACGGACTAccttaatgataaaaaatattccaaATAA ATACACTTCAAAGATGCTACTTGCTGCTATTGATGAGTATCACAAGGGCACTTATGATTTTCTATATTTGCCGATTGATTTTAAG AATAAATGCAATGTGGGTTATGCATTTATCAATATGCTTTCACCTTCACATATCGTTCCATTTTATGAG GCATTTAATGGTAAGAAGTGGGAGAAGTTTAACAGTGAGAAAGTTGCTTCTTTGGCATATGCTCGAATCCAGGGAAAGGCTGCTCTTGTGACCCACTTCCAGAATTCAAGTTTAATGAATGAAGATAAGCGCTGCCGGCCTATACTATTCCACTCGGAGGGGCAGGAAGCAGGTGATCAG ATTGTTCTGGAGCATTTGTCTTCTAACAATTTGAACATCCAGTTCCGTCAGCCAGATGGCTCGCTTATAGGAGATCTTCCGGAAAGCCCTACAGATGATGGTTCTTTTGAGAAAAGTTAA
- the LOC136232890 gene encoding protein MEI2-like 5 isoform X2 → MKPPTFTISLSLSLSLSQSFSALFTSSRPIIISFVLLFIERESLYVSQSSNLEVEITNPLSSRLSTRPPFFLFLVCAQSDAMKQSSNNLSAVPFKNPPVSIPKEVGTGPLGILSGSDTSLGPSDATLFSCSLPVLPHEKLNLNDTECPRQSVDDSLPGLDKLQQDAEAVDILDDVEDHAVGSLLPDDEDELLAGIMDDFDLSRLPGSLEDLEDYDLFGSGGGMELESDPQDSLGIGISKLNLSDGVVGNGIPPFALQNGVGTVAGEHPYGEHPSRTLFVRNINSNVEDIELRTLFEQYGDIRTLYTACKHRGFVMISYYDIRAARTAMRALQNKPLRRRKLDIHFSIPKDNPSEKDINQGTLVVFNLDPSVSNEDLRQIFGAYGEVKEIRETPHKRHHKFIEFYDVRAAEAALKSLNRSDIAGKRIKLEPSRPGGARRNLMLQLNQDLEQDETRSFRHPVGSPLTNSPPGNWGQFNSPIEHSPLQSISKSPVFRTLSPTTSNHLPGLASILQNNVKVAPIGKDQGRGSLVEHTIASMNSAHVGAFQQSHSLPESKLNQYHGSISSSFGAPSTSNGSAMETLTGPQFLWGSPNPYPDHTTSSAWTTPSIGHPFSSNGKSHGFSYTSRHGSLLGSSQNHHHVGSAPSGVPLERRFGFFPESPETSFINPTGFGGIGVGHSDGNFMMNLSARAPVNAGITIPRNISENGSSYRMMSSPRLSPVFLGNSPYPGVTPITLEGFAERGRSRRVETNGNHVDSKKQFQLDLEKIVKGEDIRTTLMIKNIPNKYTSKMLLAAIDEYHKGTYDFLYLPIDFKNKCNVGYAFINMLSPSHIVPFYEAFNGKKWEKFNSEKVASLAYARIQGKAALVTHFQNSSLMNEDKRCRPILFHSEGQEAGDQIVLEHLSSNNLNIQFRQPDGSLIGDLPESPTDDGSFEKS, encoded by the exons ATGAAACCCCCCACATTcacaatctctctctctctctctctctctctctctcaatcaTTCTCTGCTCTTTTTACTTCATCTCGTCCAATCATCATCAGCTTCGTTCTTTTgtttatagagagagaaagcttgtATGTAAGTCAGAGTAGCAATTTGGAAGTGGAAATAACAAATCCTCTCTCTTCACGTCTCTCCACACGTCCCCCTTTCTTCCTATTTCTTGTGTGCGCT CAAAGTGATGCGATGAAGCAGTCTTCTAATAATTTGTCTGCTG TTCCTTTCAAGAATCCTCCAGTCAGTATACCGAAGGAAGTTGGAACTGGTCCCTTGGGGATTTTATCTGGATCTGACACCTCCCTTGGTCCAAGTGATGCTACCCTTTTTTCTTGCTCGTTACCTGTTCTTCCACATGAAAAGC TGAATTTAAACGATACAGAATGTCCTCGTCAATCTGTGGATGATTCGTTGCCTGGTCTGGATAAACTTCAACAAGATGCTGAAGCTGTTGATATACTTGATGATGTTGAAGATCATGCAGTAGGAAGTTTGCTTCCTGATGATGAGGATGAGCTTTTAGCTGGCATAATGGATGATTTTGACCTGAGTAGGCTTCCTGGTTCGCTGGAGGACTTGGAAGATTATGATCTTTTCGGTAGTGGAGGAGGTATGGAACTTGAAAGTGATCCACAGGATAGCCTGGGTATTGGCATCTCAAAACTAAATTTATCTGATGGTGTTGTTGGAAATGGGATACCTCCTTTCGCACTTCAAAATGGCGTGGGAACTGTAGCTGGAGAGCATCCATATGGTGAACATCCTTCAAGAACATTATTTGTTAGGAATATTAATAGTAATGTTGAAGACATAGAGTTGAGAACTCTCTTTGAG CAATATGGCGACATTAGAACTCTCTACACTGCATGCAAACACAGGGGTTTTGTGATGATATCTTATTATGATATTCGTGCTGCTCGAACTGCTATGCGTGCATTGCAAAACAAGCCACTACGACGGAGAAAACTTGATATTCACTTTTCAATCCCAAAG GATAATCCATCAGAAAAGGATATCAATCAAGGGACCCTGGTTGTTTTTAATCTGGATCCATCTGTTTCAAATGAAGACCTCCGGCAAATATTTGGTGCTTATGGCGAGGTCAAAGAG ATAAGGGAAACACCACATAAAAGACACCATAAGTTCATTGAATTTTATGATGTTAGAGCAGCAGAAGCTGCACTGAAGTCATTAAATAGGAGTGACATAGCTGGTAAACGCATAAAGCTTGAACCTAGCCGCCCTGGTGGAGCACGGAGAAA CTTGATGTTGCAACTGAATCAAGATCTTGAACAAGATGAAACTCGGAGTTTCCGGCATCCAGTGGGTTCACCGTTGACCAATTCTCCACCTG GTAACTGGGGGCAATTCAATAGTCCTATTGAGCATAGTCCATTGCAAAGTATCAGCAAATCCCCTGTATTCAGGACCTTGAGTCCAACAACTAGCAACCATTTACCTGGTTTGGCTTCAATTCTTCAAAACAATGTAAAAGTTGCACCAATTGGCAAAGACCAAGGAAGGGGAAGTCTTGTGGAGCATACAATTGCAAGCATGAATTCAGCTCATGTAGGTGCATTCCAACAGTCACATTCATTGCCTGAGTCAAAGTTGAACCAGTATCATGGAAGTATCTCATCTTCCTTTGGGGCCCCTTCAACCTCTAATGGTTCTGCCATGGAGACATTAACTGGGCCACAGTTTCTTTGGGGAAGTCCAAATCCCTACCCAGACCACACTACTTCTTCTGCTTGGACAACACCATCTATTGGTCATCCTTTTTCTTCCAATGGGAaaagccatggtttttcataCACAAGTCGGCATGGTTCTTTGCTTGGCTCATCCCAGAACCATCACCATGTTGGTTCTGCTCCATCTGGAGTTCCATTGGAGAGACGCTTTGGATTTTTCCCAGAGTCACCTGAAACTTCATTTATTAATCCAACTGGTTTTGGAGGAATTGGTGTAGGTCACAGTGATGGAAACTTCATGATGAATTTGAGTGCTCGTGCTCCTGTAAATGCTGGTATTACCATTCCAAGAAACATTTCTGAGAATGGTTCGAGTTACAGAATGATGTCTTCGCCCAGGCTTAGCCCTGTATTTTTGGGTAATAGCCCATACCCAGGAGTGACTCCTATCACTTTGGAGGGTTTTGCTGAACGTGGACGGAGCAGACGGGTTGAGACTAATGGGAACCATGTAGATAGCAAGAAACAATTTCAACTTGACTTGGAGAAGATTGTCAAAGGGGAAGATATACGGACTAccttaatgataaaaaatattccaaATAA ATACACTTCAAAGATGCTACTTGCTGCTATTGATGAGTATCACAAGGGCACTTATGATTTTCTATATTTGCCGATTGATTTTAAG AATAAATGCAATGTGGGTTATGCATTTATCAATATGCTTTCACCTTCACATATCGTTCCATTTTATGAG GCATTTAATGGTAAGAAGTGGGAGAAGTTTAACAGTGAGAAAGTTGCTTCTTTGGCATATGCTCGAATCCAGGGAAAGGCTGCTCTTGTGACCCACTTCCAGAATTCAAGTTTAATGAATGAAGATAAGCGCTGCCGGCCTATACTATTCCACTCGGAGGGGCAGGAAGCAGGTGATCAG ATTGTTCTGGAGCATTTGTCTTCTAACAATTTGAACATCCAGTTCCGTCAGCCAGATGGCTCGCTTATAGGAGATCTTCCGGAAAGCCCTACAGATGATGGTTCTTTTGAGAAAAGTTAA